TAATACGTCAGATAAGAGTGTGTCAATCACCATATTCAGCCGAAAGATGGTTATAAGAAATCATCACTGAACTAGTCACAATGTTTCTATACATGTCCACTACCAGTCAAAAATTCAGAATCAATTTTATGTATCTGAAGTCTTTCATGCTCACAAAGGCTGCTTTGATATCCATCGATCTATCGATCATTATTACCAGGGTTTCCACTCAAACCAAATTCTGATTcaactaaaaagctgaatttccatgacctgtaatgaagagaaaaaaaaaaaaaaaaaaaaaaaaaaaaggccggTTTTGTGTTTTGCATTATATTAAAATGCTGACGCCATGACTCCAACACagatacatttttacacaaataaggCAGTTCTGGTTATTTTACTAGACTTTATTATCCCTTATGAGAACAATGTAAAATTTACCTCAGATTTTGAACAATTTGAAGTAATTAGTGTTTGAATGTCTGCAAAATGCTACCTCTCCAATATTTGATAGCTCAATAATGGTTGATTCacaaattttacattgtttttctgtCATCTACTTGAACAACCTTAATGAAGTGGTCATTTCTAAGTCAGAGctcataaaatgtatattatcctgacaggttacattaaattaacaGGCATAGTCTGGTAACTACATTTGACTTGCAGCAAGTGAATACTAGTTGATGAAAAGTCAAAAATaagccttaaaaaaaaaaaaaaaaaaaaaaaaaaacaagacattacATGATAGTGAAGGATGGTAAATGTATATGGTAGTAAATTCAATAAGAAAATTACTACTTAAATCGATAAACTGAAAAATCACTGATATACTATGAATTGTATTCAATGTGTGGAATCGACATTTCTAGGACATTCCAGCAATTCCAAGACCCATGGGAACCAGGCAGTAATTGTGAAAattacttcattaaaaaaaaaaaaaaataaaaaaaaaaataaaaatgatgggaAATCCTGGTAAAGTCacccattatttttatatatatatatatatatatatatatatatatatatatatatatatatatatatatatatatatatatatatatatatatatatatatatatatatatatatatatatatatatatatatatattttcaccaactaatttagagaggagcacatgatatgatcgACTACAGCGGATCCTtatcgctaatcattagctagcctatcagatcattccaaaattactataaatatccttcctaaacttcattcctcatCTTCATTTCggaacccccccccccatccttcccttctccctcctcctcaattctAGGATTGGGCGACACGTTGGCTCAATGGCTGGCGCTGCTGTCACGCAGCAGGAGAGTCAATGGTTTAAGTTCTAATTTAGCCAGTCGGCACTCTCTGCGcagagttcgcatgttctccccatattcgtgtgggttttccctgCAAgtactctggtttcctcccagtctaaaaacatgtgacATAAGGGAATTGTAATAACACAGTCACAAGTACTTAACGCATACATACTGAATCGATTCTTATAGAACCACCTTAACAACCAAagtataggtaaaaaaaaaaaaaaaaaaaaaaaaagggggactGGGGGTGGGGGTGTTCACGTGAAATACAtcatctcgtatccctcctaatgctcattgaccaggtgggggaaccttgggctcattatctctgagctcagggttctctcccgggacagtctCTATTATAGTCAAGCATATAAGTGCAAACTCTTGAAATAGTTTAAAAAAGAATTTCAGCCTTGGTGGACATGAAATAAACTTCAAAAAACATAATAGCTTTTTCCAAAATTGACCAGCAGAGTATGATTTAACACAAACAAAATGTCAAAACACATACTCTTTGCCTTTTTGGCGTTATAAGCTGCAAGCCTCTCCTCCTTGATCTTTGCGGCTTCCTCATCCTGTAACGAAGAGATCCAAGATTAGCTTTGAGCAGAAATACCAGTGATTGCTTGGACACTACTATCTGGTATTCAGGAATAAAAGACATCCATCACGGCATCAGTCGAAAGATGGTGAGATTAATCATCACATGACCAGGCAAGTGTGTGAAAACGCAATCAACTCTGCAACTCAACTGACCTCTTCCTCATCGGAACCGAATAGATCGATGTCGTCGTCATCTTCATCTGCTGCAGCAGGAGCTGCTGCAGTGGTGTCCTCCACACCGGCAGGGCCATACTGACCGAGAGGTTTCTTCACACCTGGAaggctgaacacacacaaaaaaaaaagactgaatcCATGCAAAAAAAGAGAATACCTGTTGAGATGGTCTAACATTTCCCATGCAAATCAGAGATTAAAGAATTGTGCATCAGTCACTCAGGCGAAAGATGGTGTTAGGATAATCATCAAGTATTGGGGAAGTACCTGCTAAATGTTAAATACAGCATCAAACTGAACATTACCTGCCCTTCTCCTTCTGGAAAGACTTGATGTGGTTGTACCAACGCAAAGCATGGCAGAGGTCAGCAGATGGGGCACCGGACAGAGCATCAAACACTGCAATATCAGCCTGAGAGGGCACATACCTGAGGAAAGGAAAAATCAGcatacaatcaaatgtaaaaacataatacCGATTTCCTTTATGAGCAGTAACAGGTTTATAAACAGAATGTGCAGCATTAAAATGTGTCACCTAACAAAAATCGGGcattgaggtaaaattggtttcatttttacaaatttattcacTGGCAACTTGTGAcacagtccctatattgtttaccatgatactttgaatattcggtcagaaatagcatacaagtatgactttaaaatcaacattagcactttttatttgactgtgaactaTGTTGTAGTTAGATAATTTTTGGCTGCTattatgatttccctatttagaatttgcaaagaacccttttctgaaaatattaaggagaaagtcagaatgtgtgaacataaaactaactttacctcaataaaattGGGGGAAGGGTACATGTATACAAAGAATATAgcaaaatattacatacaattaCACACAAAGATCTCATAATTTGAATCCTTTCTAAATTTAATCACGGCTTAATGTTTTGATATGCATCCAGGAGCTATTTTAATGTTACAGCTGATGCATATGGGAAAAAAATAGAGTTGTTGGGAGGCTATGAAGAACACTTCATAAACAAACCCTTAAAAAAAAGCTTACCCTTCAATGTAACTTTTGTCTGCAAGGAAGTTGTTGAGGACTTTGAGTCCAGCGGGTGTTTTGAGATCACCAAAGCCCATTGTGAGAAGTTACCGGTGAGACCTCGTGTACGTGGAACCCAGAGCTTGGAGGAAGAGCGAAGGAACGAGAAGGGAACGTGAGATGGTCTTTATACGTCTGACGGCATGACTCCTCCTACACAGATCCgtttttaaacaaataagacaGTTTTGGCCGTCTTTTGCGTTAGAtatgttaaatacatttttcataaacGATAAGAATCGCTGGATAATTTTCTCACGTTATTCTCAGACTCAGCAAGAACAGTAAAACATGTAAACTGGTTGACTTTTAATGTGACATAAGACAAGGAAGCGACCGCTTTTATGAGCGGAAATGACGATGAATAATTGTAAAAGGTCAACAAAATACGACGGATTGTTAATGTAAAAAATCACATATaactatgtattttaatatataggTTTGtggatttattataatttataataaaataatctaataaaatgtCTTTGTACATTTTTCAAAGCTAAATATACATCGGCTATTTCCGCCGTCTCCGAAATCTCCCGAGTACACACTCATAACCGAACCTACGGCAGTAACGCTGTTCTGGTCTAGAAGGCCAAATAGCGTCAAGGTGAGATTTAAATATTGCTTTTCATCTAGACTGAAGTGTGAATAGAGTTTTGTATAGACGTTTCCTTTGTGAATAAATGCTGGCATTATAAATGCATACGAAACCTGGGTAATTCATAGTAACGTTCTCCCTGTCCTTGACTAAGCTAACGTTACTGTGCTGCTGAGTGCTAGCCTGCTAACCAGTGTGTGTACAGATTGAAATGTCAACAGGACTGCTTTTACATTTTTGATTTGCATTTAATGAAGATGGAATcttaacatattaatttataaatattatgcttCATATTTGTAGAGtgcaaataatttgttttattgctgttatAAAATGTTGGCTTTTGTCATTCTAATCATATAATTTCTTATGTCAGGTCTTATGTCACCATGTCGTGTTTTTAATGTGTGactaatttataattaatattgtcATTTTCCTTCTGAAGTTCTGATTATTAGGATTCTTTTTTGCCTCCTTACTGGAGTGTCCTTGTATTTTAAATTACAGTGGCGTGTTTATCCATAGTTAACCTAGATAATGTACTGATCAACTTGCTTCTAATCACTTGGCATTTTCTCCTACAGCGACATGTTGCGTTTGCCAGCTGTAAGTCGGGCTTTGGCAGCTCATTCCATGGGCTCCATTGCCACCACCAACAATGGTAATTTGCTCTATACATCTCTCATTTTTGCCTTTCAAATTCAAGATGCTATTTTTTAGGCAACTTTACTGTCTTGTCAGTCGTTTTTTCACATCTGCTTATTTTTATGACAGTACGGACCTCCGTCCGGGCTGCGAGCAATATGGTTGAAGTGTTTGTAGATGGAAAACCTGTCATGGTGGAGCCAGGAACCACTGTACTGCAGgtagtacatacatacatacatacatgcatacatatatacagtgctcaggacatataagtacacccctcacaaatctatctttcgTATTCATATTtctaataggaagctatacaatattatatttgtgcatatacattagattagtgagTACTGAAGTGAGTACTGAAGAGTACTtttgttaaagaaaaatatttcatcagggtgtccgtggggtcttaaaaagtactaaaagttgataaatcaatgtagagaaatttaaagcctttaaaaagtattaaaaagtcttgtatgctattttgcaaggtattaaattgtatatcatttttgattattcaatgtatggttgtatgctaaagtttgcctgaatttaatctgcgaatgtcaggatgctgtgtagtttatgaaattaataaagttctgctagatttgacataatgcggctttgtttactgcagtaaccaaggcaacaccattatttctgcaggtCTATAGGCTGTATTATCTAGATTTAATGGATTTTTAATTCagtaaattaataatgttttagttttggactagtttcttacattaatatttagtaaatatactggaAGTTAAAATCTCACCAGTTTTTctgtcttaaaaggtcttaaaggtcttaaaaggtattgaatttccttctctgattcctgtatatactctgtaaatacaaatttaaaaaagaggaaacatCAAGAGAAGGAAAAagattgaaaaatttagttgaaattttgtagggtgtaatttaaaaaaaaaaattatctgcgCTAGTCATATTACAGGAACTCAAGGGAGTTTATACGATATTTCAagttaatttaaaccatttggacacaAGACATTATCAAGTTTTCTATTTTAACAATTAGATTAGATTTGATTAATTGGGTTTATACAAGAAgcacactgttattttacatttgattattgaatttctataTCTCAATACTGTTTTAGACTCCACCGAAAAccatagtgttttttatttaattttatctttgctttattgttttcatctgtgctttaaattatattattttgtgtatttttcaattgttttgaaTATGTTTTTGCAGATGGGCTCCCCAACAAAATTATCAATATCAATGTAaaatagtgatttatttatttattttctccaaatagtcattttttaaaattatattcatatcgcaaagaaaaactaaatattgcagtgtcagttttttccaatatcgtgcagctctaatgtaGGATACTTATCAGTATATGAGAATACTTATCTtgttatatgtgtttttttttttgtcatattgctTAGCCCTAACTTTATGTAGTAACTGTACGTTTCATGTATTCTCGCACGCTAATTGTGTTTAGGCTTGTGAGAAAGTTGGTGTGCAGATTCCTCGTTTCTGCTATCATGATCGTCTGTCAGTGGCCGGTAACTGCCGTATGTGTCTGGTGGAGATCGAAAGAGCGCCAAAGGTAATATGCAGCATCAAATGCACTATAATTATGACATTATTGCTCACACATTTTCAAGGTTGTTATCAAAATACACTGCTTCTTTGTCCTTCATCAACAGCCTGTTGCTGCATGTGCAATGCCAGTCATGAAAGGATGGAACATTTTAACCAACTCAGAGAAAACACGTAAAGCCAGGTTTGTGTTGTCTCCTGCTTTATAGATATTTGCAAAACACACAGAGCTGTCAAAAAATTATTAGTGTATAGTCTGAGATGGGATAATGTGCCTCCTTTAGGCCCCAATATAATTTAAGCTAAATTGCGTAACGAAGAATTAAATCATGCCAAAATAAAGTTAATTCAGAGTTTTTTCAGGATTTTAAAATGGCCAAAGCAAAGTTGGTATACGTACTGTGTGATTTTGGTCAACTTTACAacaaggttccattagttaatgtttgtttatatatttactaacatgaataatcCTTAAACAGCACATTTATAACAGCATTTAATcgtctttgttaacattagttaatgaaaattaactaatgttaatgaaAAAGTTGTTCATTGGTAGTTCTTGGTAACTCACAGTTCAGTAAGGACATGTTGAATTAGGATCGGAAAAAAGCTGTACAAGATTGTtcatgtaattaaatatataaacgaATATTAACTATTGGAACCttcttgtaaagtgtgaccaaaatcatACAGAATGTTTACCAGCTTCACTTGGGCCATTTTAAAATCCGGAAAAAACTCTGAATTAACTTTATTTTGGCATGATTTAGTTCTTCTGTATGCAGTTTAGATTAAACTAATTACACTAATAATTTGCTGAAACCTTAATGTACAGTGAAtgaaactaataaaaccttaatgtaaagtgtgaccaagatgTTAATTATGAGTTTATTACAATATAATGAATGATTTTCGGTTACTTAGATTGTCATTTAATATTGAAAAGATATTCAATTGCCTGTATTCAAATTGAAGACATAGTTTAATAATAGCACTGTAAATGCAGATTAAAGGATTTCACTCATGTaggttttaattataaaaataaaagtcagaaatTGTACAATTGTAGGCTAATCCATGAAAATCTGTGCCAGTGTTTGGATGTTAATCGTATCCCGCAGGTCTAATGTGATTTTTCTTTActcataaacaaaaacaatcatgTTTTAAACTTCGATATAAAACAGAATAATTgacatatatttcacaaacaaATAATTAGATCGTTTACCCTTAAAATGGTTTAGACTGACTAAATCTCAAAAATGTTGATAGTCAGTGGAAATCATGTGTaaataggcctgtcatgataaggaatttttgttgtgcgatatattgtcacagaaattgttgcaataagaaataatattgtcattttgagatcattatACCACTGATGATGTAAggattatataacagcataataatgcaaatagccacaaactcttaaaatatttatataagttaaaagttaaaaaggtaaataTCCTATTTTATATACTATTAAATGTTCTATTaggtaaatgttcaattataaacAGTCACCGGTTAGGTAGACAtatcattgtaaaatggctttaatgctatttgtaaatgtaaattgaaatggcaaaaaaatactgatctccaagtattgcacgataagtcgatatattgattatcgTGACAGGCGAATATTGTGTGAGTATTAGAAATAGTGTAGCCATTCATAAAAAGCATTGAGATTTTGTGTGATCACCGTGTCAGGATCACTGTGTCATTCTTCACATACGAGTGGGCGCAGGTATTGGAATCTGTTTGGCTTGAGTCTTCCAGTCTCATTcccttccattgatttttagacattaaaaacagataTTTATGCTGTTTAATGTTGCAGactgatattttcttaatatatttTCCCACTTATTTATAGTCATGAACAcagttgtttgtagagcaagttgtTTGACCTCTTTCTGCTGTTTATTGTTCCTAGTCATTTCtaccataggcaactgaattggaagttctaaaacaatcgcaaataGAGCGCACTTCCCCAttacagaataaggtcaataaaacgGAATTTTTATCATGCGtttcaatgcatttatttgtgtttttgtttcgtCTTGGATAGAGAGGGAGTCATGGAGTTCTTGCTTGCCAACCACCCTCTTGACTGTCCAATCTGTGATCAGGGAGGAGAGTGTGATCTGCAGGTCAGAAAAGCACAGTTGACATTCAGTTGAGAGTCTGGGAAATGGAGTCATctttaatgcagtttttaatcATCTTGTTGTTGTGCTGGATATACAGGACCAGTCAATGACGTTTGGCACAGACAGAAGCCGCTTTACCGAGGGCAAGAGGGCAGTGGAAGACAAGAACATCGGGCCGCTCATCAAAACAATCATGACTCGCTGTATACAGTGCACCCGTTGTGTTCGGTGAGTTGGAAGTCTTTCTGaagagtttctgttgaacacaaaggaagatatactgaaacagctattgacttccattatattttgggttcctactatggatgtcaatggctatggatgtcaatggctgattATGATACGTTTACACATACCGGTCTGCAATACTCTTTTAAAGATCTCATTGATTTACAATACAAACTATTAGAATTTCACTTCCTCTTTTGTCATATAAATATCAGCATGTATTTTTGGTCCTTGGGTATGAGCTCCATAATTCTCCAGTGTCTTTCTTATGGCTCATTTATTGTATGTAATGCTACTCaacaaaaatatgtatgtaaacttttattttgtgtaaagctgttaatttattttatatttcaagcTCAAGCTCTACACAATGAAGGTAATGGCACTGGTCATGCATCTTTTTGtacaaaatctaaataattttatttgtatctttgcaGTTTTGCCAGTGAAGTTGCTGGAGTTGAGGATCTGGGAACCACAGGACGTGGTAACGACATGCAGATTGGTACTTACGTGGAAAAGATGTTCATGTCTGAATTGTCTGGTAACATAATCGACTTGTGTCCTGTTGGAGCACTGACATCTAAACCATATGCCTTTACTGCAAGACCCTGGGAGACCAGGTACTATCCGGGGATGAATTGTGTGCTCTTTTGTTCAGTTTGATCTTTTAATTGTTAATTATGTGACCTTTTAACAGTGAGTTGCTtacatttttgtgcatttttttcctGTCTTTAAACATGCTTTCCTCACATGTCTACAGAAAGACAGAATCCATCGATGTGCTGGATGCTGTAGGCTCCAACATTGTGGTGAGCACCAGAAGTGGTGAAGTCATGAGAATTCTGCCCCGTATGAATGAAGATGTCAATGAGGAATGGATATCGGACAAGACCAGGTCAGCTCATGAgctctttaaaggggacctattatacaaaagtcacttttataaggggtttaaagaAGTTTAAGTGTAGCAACTGTGTGTGACTGTAGCCAGTAGGGCTGCTCGAATATGGGAAAAATCaaaatcacgattattttggtcataattgtaatcacgattattcaaaacaattatcAGTTGAAATcgaaattattcgccctcctgtgaatttttcattttttttaataaatatttcctaaatgatgtttaacagagcaattttttacagtatttcctataatattttttcttctggagaaaggcttatttgttttattttggcgagattaaaagcaggtttaattgttttaaagccattttaaggtcaatattattagcccctttaagcaatatatatttctgattgtctgcagaagaaactactgttatacaatgacttacctaattacactaattaagcctttgaatgtcactttaagctgaatactattgtcttgaaaaatatctagtaaaatataatgtactgtcatcactgcaaagataaaataaattattagaaatgagttattaaaactattttgtttaaaaatgggttgaaaaaaatcttcgttccattaaacaaaaattagggaaaagggccgctaataattcaggagggctaataattctgacttcaactgtatatatactgttattttccttcctgtaaataagaaaagggaaataaatacaaaagaataaaaatatgaaaaaaaactgtgctttaagcatcttaactgtaagaaaaaaaactttaattatagccacaaaggtccttcagtcaagagcagtgagtcattttctccttttgttgttaattaaaaataaaaacagtcggcagcaagAATATtgcgcactgtcactttaaggacAGTGCAGTTCATATATGGTTTCtttttcacatgtcttttgattctcaacttgtttgtttattacacaaatgagggttaatatgaataatcccTGAACACtacgctctgacacaaatgtgcatgtatttgaccattaaagcgctctcattaagatggcgttagatctgtgtgctctgctcgtctccgaggctgagcgcacacacacaaaagcatgcTCTCTTTCGCGTTTTTATTagaacatgaatgattcgaatgtacatcagtgAATGATGCACATCCCgggctgcaaaagttacatttcactacatgcttttagtaacattcacgtgaaactgagctttgcagagcaacaaatgtgtgtACAATtagaaagggggcggtatatgatgcaataatcgttttatctcaattaatgttttttcataatcgttagaagccgaaactgaattttcgattaattgcacagccctagtagccagcatctaatggtaaacattaattctatttttttgtaATGACACTTTATAAAAACTCTGCTGAAACGCTTTGTCACtaaaaagcctaaaaggggcagttttgaagagttataaaacattattttttcggTATCTTCACATATAcattctagggacatcagagacttacattttacatcttgtaaaaaggggcataaaagGTCCCCTTTAATATAAAAACACCTCTGGTTCACACACACTTATGCTTAGCCTGGTGTCACCATCTTTAAGGTTTGCTTATGATGGGCTGAAGAGGCAGCGTCTGACCCAGCCCATGGTAAAGGATGCTAGTGGTCAGCTGGTTTCCACCACCTGGGAAGATGTCCTTACGCGTGTGGCCGGAGCAGTAAGTGACTGCATACTATAAACCTGAAGCGTTCAAGAATCAGTTTAGTGTGATGCACTGTGACATTTGTAGACAAAAGTTTCAGTGGTTGGGATTTATGTTTTGCAGCTCCAGGGAGTTAAAGGTTCTGAGATTGGAGCTATTGCTGGTGGGATGGTGGATGCTGAGGCACTGGTGGCTCTGAAGGACCTGCTGAACAAACTGGACAGCGAGTCTCTCTGCACTGAGGAGATCTTCCCAATGGCTGGTGCTGGGTGAGTCCTCATAAAAATCTTTACACTGTCTGTCCTAATTTCAgtcataattattttttgttcacaCTGATTGCAAGGATTTACTAGTTTATACATAG
Above is a window of Danio aesculapii chromosome 6, fDanAes4.1, whole genome shotgun sequence DNA encoding:
- the ndufs1 gene encoding NADH-ubiquinone oxidoreductase 75 kDa subunit, mitochondrial, encoding MLRLPAVSRALAAHSMGSIATTNNVRTSVRAASNMVEVFVDGKPVMVEPGTTVLQACEKVGVQIPRFCYHDRLSVAGNCRMCLVEIERAPKPVAACAMPVMKGWNILTNSEKTRKAREGVMEFLLANHPLDCPICDQGGECDLQDQSMTFGTDRSRFTEGKRAVEDKNIGPLIKTIMTRCIQCTRCVRFASEVAGVEDLGTTGRGNDMQIGTYVEKMFMSELSGNIIDLCPVGALTSKPYAFTARPWETRKTESIDVLDAVGSNIVVSTRSGEVMRILPRMNEDVNEEWISDKTRFAYDGLKRQRLTQPMVKDASGQLVSTTWEDVLTRVAGALQGVKGSEIGAIAGGMVDAEALVALKDLLNKLDSESLCTEEIFPMAGAGSDLRSNYLLNSRITGIEECDLLLLIGTNPRYEAPLFNARIRKSWLHNELQVAMVGHDVDLSYSYNHLGETTQVLQDIAAGSHPFCKDLSQAKKPIVVVGSSALQRDDGAAILKAVSTIAQNARASSGVEEGWKVLNVLHRVASQVAALDLGYKPGVDAIRNNPPKVLFLLGADAGCITRADLPKDSFIVYQGHHGDVGAPIADVILPGAAYTEKFGTYVNTEGRAQQTRVAVTAPGMAREDWKILRAISELAGVTLPYDTLDEVRRRLAEVSPNLVRYDDVEEANYFKQAHELSNAVNQSMLAAPLVPPQLTVKDFYMTDPISRASPTMAKCVKAVTEGAAAVDEPSIC
- the eef1b2 gene encoding elongation factor 1-beta, with amino-acid sequence MGFGDLKTPAGLKVLNNFLADKSYIEGYVPSQADIAVFDALSGAPSADLCHALRWYNHIKSFQKEKGSLPGVKKPLGQYGPAGVEDTTAAAPAAADEDDDDIDLFGSDEEEDEEAAKIKEERLAAYNAKKAKKPALIAKSSILLDVKPWDDETDMAKLEECVRSIQLDGLVWGQSKLLPVGYGIKKLQIACVVEDDKVGTDQLEELITAFEDYVQSMDVAAFNKI